Below is a window of Candidatus Leptovillus gracilis DNA.
CCGCCGGCATCCCACGCCTCGGCGATGAGCTTGGTTTTGCCCAAAACCGGGTCGTAGGCCAGCGCTTCCAGCAGCGGCGGATTCGACAGCGGGTTGCCGCGTGTATCGCGCCCCAGAATAGAGGCCAGGTCAAAGCGGAAGCCGTCGATGTGGTATTCGGCCACCCAGTAGCGCAGGCAGTCCAGCACCATGTTGCGCACCACCGGGTTGTTGCAGTTCATGGTGTTGCCGGTGCCGCTGAAATTGTAATAACGGCCGTCTGGCCGCAGCATGTAATACGTCTTGTTGTCTATCCCGCGAAACGAGAAAGTATGGTCATCGTCGTTGCCCCCTTCGGCCGTGTGGTTAAACACCACGTCTAAAATGACCTCAATACCGTTTTGGTGCAGAAGCTTTACCAGGGCCTTAAACTCATCCACCTGCATTCCCAGCCGGCCGGTGGCCGCGTAACCCGCCTTCGGCGCAAAGAAGCCGACGGTGCCGTAGCCCCAATAATTCTTCAGCGGTTCGCCGGTGTCCGGGTCCACAAAGGTGTTGTGCAGCTCATCGAATTCGTGGATGGGCATCAATTCGACGCAGTTGACGCCCAATTCTTTCAGATAAGGTATTTTCTCGCGGATGGCGGCAAAGGTGCCGGGGTATTTGACGTTGGACGATGGGTGACGGGTAAAGCCGCGCACGTGCATTTCATAAATAACCAGGTCCTCGGCGGGAATGCCCAACATGCGGTCATGGACCCAATCAAAATCGTCGTATACCAGCAGGCCGCGATGCTGAAACTGGCTGTCTTTGGGCGGGCTGCCCCAAAGATCGCGCCCGCTGATCGCTTTGGCGTAGGGGTCCAGGAGGAATTGCTCTTTGTTGAAGTGGTGGCCTTCATGGGGCTTGTTGGGTCCATCAAACTGATAGCCATATTCGATGTTTTCGTAATCCAGATCGAACACGACCATGGCATAGACGTTGCCAATGCGAAATTCGGTGGGGAAGGGGATTCTGCCAAAGGGTTGGTCAGCCCCTTTTTCAAAGAGGACCAGGGTGCAGTCGGCGGCGTAGCGGGAGAAGATGGCGAAGTTGACGCCGCCGGGCACAAAGTTGGCGCCCAGGGGATACGGCCGTCCGGCGCGCAGCAGGAAGTTTTGGTAGCGGTGGGTAGGGTAAATGTCTATTCGTTGCATAGCTGAAAAGGTTATTGCAGGGCGGCAAGCCCTTCGGTAACGGTGTCGTAGGTCTGGAAGAAGTCCAGAAAGCCAGTGATAGACATGGTGTCGTACAACATTTCTTGTAAACCGGTCAGAACGATACGGCCGTGTTGGTTATCCACCTGCCGGTAGAACAACAAAAACACCCGCAGCCCGGCGCTGGACATATAACTCACGTCGCTCATATCCAGCAAAATTTTGCAGCCAGGGACAATGAGCGGCAGTAACTTTTCCTGAAGCGTCGGCACGGTTTGGCGGTCCATCTCGCCCTTCAACTTCACAATTGTCACATTCTTTTGTTGTTGGATTTCAACGTTCATGGGTTAACCTGCCAGATATATTCTCAGGCGTGGATTGATTTTGGGTATTATAACAAGGGGAGGGAAAAGGGGGTAACGGCCGTAACCCACAACCCACAACCCACAACCCACCGGCCACAACCAAACAAAAAACCGGAATGCAATCAAACAACTCGCCTGACTGCATCCCGGTCTAATCTACCAATACGCTACGATACATTCACTCAATCAAACCAGCCACCCAACAATGCGCCAATGCCGCCGATGATCAGGAAGACCGGCCATATAATGCCCCAGGGCCACTCAAAGATAAAAGTAAGGGCAATGAGCGTCAGGATGAGGCCGCCAGTGATCGAACCACGCCCAGATTTGGTCAGACGGCCGTTGCCCCGATAATCCTCCCACGCGCTGCCAAAATTAGACACGGCGGGAATCAAGATGAACAAGGCCCACCAATTGTTCAGCGAAAAAGCGCCCAGATTGGTGAAAAGAAAAATCAAACCAATGGCAATCAGAATCACGCCCCCAACCCAATTTTTATGCGTTGAAATCGCCGAAGGCGCGCAGGGTTGGCTGGCGCGGCGTGACGGCCGTTCCAACTCTTCCTTGCCTATTTCAATGTACTGCGCTTTTTCTTCTTCTTTCAAACGGGAAATATCATCGCTCATCGCTCCGTACTCCTTCCTAATTTAGTCCAAAATGGTGACTCCTCAGTGGGTTGGTTGGTTCATGAGCGGGCTGGCAAGCAAACTATCAAACCAACCAACCAACCAACTTTTCCAAACAGACCTGGTAGTCACCCAAAACGATTATTACCCGCTATACGGACGACGCTGGGCAAAGTTTCAGGTATACTATATTCGTCACCAAAACCATTACACCACCCACGTCACATTGTCATCAATTCTTTTTGTGATACATTTCACAAATCGTTTCGCATTTAACTAGAGGAGAAAACCCATGCAAAACTTTGGTCCATTTGTCAGCGAATATGGCGTAGAAAATCACGGCATCAGCAATCCTGGTACTGTCTACTGGAACCTGTCCACTTCGATGTTGTACGAACAAATCATCCGCCGACGCGAGGGCAACATCGTCCACCTGGGGCCGATTGTCGTCAGCACCGGCGACCACACCGGCCGTTCGCCCAACGATAAATTTGTTGTCAAAGAACCCAGCAGCGAAAACGACATCTGGTGGGGAAAAATCAATCGTCCCTTTTCCCAAGAAAACTTCGATGCGCTGCACCGCAAAATGATGGCCTACATCCAAAACCGGGACATTTTTGTCTTTGATGGCTACGTTGGCGCCGATGCGCGCTACCAGATGCCCATTCGTATTATCAACGAATATGCCTGGCACAACCTGTTTGCCCGCAACATGTTTATCCGTGAATTGAACCGGGAAAAGCTGCAAAAACACGTGCCCCAGTTCACCGTCATTGACATGCCGCGCTTTAAAGCCGAGCCAGCCTTAGATGGAACCAACAGCCAGACATTTATCCTGTTGGATTTTGGCAAGCGGCTGGTATTGATTGGCGGCACGGAATATGGCGGCGAAATCAAGAAGAGTATCTTCTCCGCCATGAACTATTACCTGCCCAAAGCGGGAGTAATGAGCATGCATTGCAGCGCCAACTATGGCACAGACCGCGACGACACCGCCCTGTTCTTTGGTCTTAGCGGCACAGGCAAAACGACGTTGAGCGCCGACCCCACCCGCTCTTTAATCGGCGACGACGAGCATGGTTGGAGCGATGATGGCGTTTTCAATTTTGAAGGCGGCTGCTACGCTAAAGTCATTCGCCTGGACCCGAAGGGCGAGCCGGAAATTTATGAGACAACCCGCCGCTTTGGCACGATCCTGGAAAATGTGATTTTTGACAACGATACGCGCCGGGTAGATTTGAATGATGGTACGCACACGGAAAACACCCGCTCCAGCTATCCCATCACCCACATCCCTAATGCCGACCCGGAAGGGTACGGGCATCATCCGCGCAACGTGATGTTCCTGACGGCCGATGCCTTTGGTGTGCTGCCGCCCATCAGCAAATTGACGAAGGCACAGGCAATGTACCACTTCCTGAGCGGTTATACGGCGAAAGTGGCGGGCACGGAGCGGGGTGTTACCGAACCGCAGCCAAACTTTAGCGCCTGCTTTGGCGCTCCCTTTATGCCGCTGCATCCGGGCGTTTACGCCAGCCTGCTGGGCGAGAAGATTGATCAACATGGTTCGGCGGTGTGGCTGGTGAACACAGGTTGGACGGGCGGCCCGGCAGGCGTGGGCAGCCGCATGAAGTTGGCTTATACGCGCCGCATGGTAACGGCCGCTCTGAACGGCGAACTAAATAATGTCGAAACCGTGACCGAGCCGTTCTTTGGCTTGCAAATCCCGGTGAGCATTGAGGGTGTGCCGGACGACATCTTGAATCCCCGCAACACCTGGGACGATAAGGCCGCCTACGATGCGCAGGCGCAAAAGCTGGTGGGCATGTTTGTCAACAACTTTAAGCAGTTTGAGGATGGGGTAACGCAAGAGATTGCAGCGGCTGGCCCTAAAGTTCAATAGTCGGTGAGTAAGATTGCTTTTTACGGCCGTAAAATAGTATAGTATGAAACGGGGCGACACAATCGTCCCGTTTTTTGTACAGATTAGTAGATAGGGGCATACAATGTTTGAATTACCGCTCTTTCCATTAAATACGGTCTTGTTTCCGGGGATGCCTTTGCCGTTACACATTTTTGAACCGCGTTACCGGGAAATGGTACAGGTGTGTCTGGAAGATGAACGGCCGTTTGGCGTGGTTCTCATTCGCAGCGGCGTAGCCGAAGGCGGCCCGGCTGACCCTTACGAGGTGGGCTGTGTGGCCGAAATTGTGGAAGTACAGCGGTTGGAAGACGGCCGTATCCTCCTCATGACCGTCGGCACAGAACGCTTCCGCATCCGCTCCCTCAACTACGACAATTCTTACCTGATGGGCACCATGGAAGAATTCCCCTTCGCCGAAGAAGCCGAGGAACAACTGGCTCAGGCCACCAACCGCCTGTTTCCACTGGTCACCGAATACCTGCAAATCCTGGCCCGCAGCGGCAATGTAGAATTTGATCCCTCCCAGATGCCCACAAATCCCGAAGACCTGGCTTACCTGGCCGCCGCCGCCATCCAGATAGAACCAGAGCAAAAACAAGCCTTTCTGGAAAATGAAAAAGCCACCGAGGCCATCAACCAGCTCGCCCGCGCCTATCGGCGCGAGCTGGCGCTGCTGCGCCTTATGCCCAAAGAAGACCAGGGCATTTTTTCGCTCAACTAACCACTCAAAACGCGACAAAGCAAAAAGGCCGACCATCAAATGGTCGGCCTTTTTGTTTTGTCGCAGTTGAAGGTAATGGGTTAAGCCAGCGTATACAGTTCGCCAAACTTAGTCCATAAATAGCGAATATACGGGGCAATGGACAATGGCCCTCCGGTCACGCGCTCAACGATCTCGTTGGCCGTGAATTTGCTGCCATGCTGGTAGATGTTTTGCCGCAGCCAGCCGTGCAGCGTGGCAAATTCACCCCGGCCTATTTCCGACACAATAGTGGGCTGCGCCTGGGTGGCCTGCTCAAAAAAGGCCGCGCTCATGATATTGCCCAACGTGTACCCCTGGAAAGCGCCGCCGATAAAGCCACCATACCAATGCACGTCTTGTAAAACGCCGTCCCGGTTGTCCGGCGCTTGCAGACCCAAGTCAGACTGGTAACGCGCCTGCCAGGCGTCGGGCAAATCCTTCACCGCCAGGCTGCCTTCCAGCAGCGCCAATTCCAGATCGAAGCGAATCATCACATGCAGGTTGTAGGTCACTTCGTCGGCGTCGGTGCGGATCAGCGAGCGCTCTACCCGGTTGATGCCCCGGTAGAAGGTATCCAGCGAGGTGTGTCCCAACTGTTCGGGGAAAGTGGCCTGGAGTTCGGGGTAATAATGCTGCCAGAAAACGCGACTGCGCCCCACCAGATTTTCCCACAGGCGAGATTGGCTTTCATGGACGCCGGAGGATGTGCCATTTGCCAATGGTGTGCCATCTAAATCTTCCTTGATGCCCATTTCGTACATGGCGTGGCCCGATTCGTGCAAGGTACTGAAAAGCGCTTCGCTGAGGTCTTCCGGCTTGACGCGGGTGGTAATGCGAATGTCGCCCAGGGCAAATTTGGTCATGAAGGGGTGGTGGGTTTTGTCTTGCCGGCCGCGTTGAAAATCAAACCCATATGCCCGAATCACCTTTTGCCCAAAGGCGAGCTGCTGATCTTCGGGGTAGGTTTGCCGCAGGGCGTTGTTGTCGGCCAGGGGCTGGCCGACAATAGCCTGGACGATGGGGACCAGTTCGGCGCGTAGTTCGGCGAACAGGGCGCGCACCGATTCCGCCTTCATGCCTTCGTCGGAAAAGTCTATGAGGGGGTCGGCGATATGGTCGTAGCCGGGGAAGCAGTTGGCAACCTGGCGGCTGAAGTCGAGGGTTTTTTCCAGGTAGGGCTGCACGGCCGTAAAATCATTGGCCGGCCGCGCCTGTGCCCACGCCTGGTAAGCGGCCGCCGAATGGGCGGTGAACGCGCCCAACAGTTCAACGGGCACTTTGGTGGCTTTGTCGTACTGTCGTTGGGTGACGCGGATCAGAGCGGCGTCGTCGCTGTCGTAGGGGAGGCTTTCGGCATACGGCCGTAACCCATCCAACAAGCGCCCCGTTTCCACATCTATGAACTTTTCGTGGGAAAGCTGGCTCAACGTCGCCAACTGCCGGCCACGCGCGGCCGCCCCGCCAGGCGGCATGTAGGTGGTCTGGTCCCAATTCAGAACGGCCGCTGCGCCGTTTAAATCTTCTATTTCTAATAAGCGTCGTTTTAACTCCGCCAGTTTCTTTTCCATGTTATTCTCCTTGCCGGACTGGGTGACAAATTGACCGGGTGAAAAGTATTTACAGGTCCAACCGCAGTGCCCGCCGTGTCTCCGTGGTAAGCAGTTACCGCAACTGACCAAATGCTACCCCAATCGGTAGAGAAGTCAATTGCCGACAGCAGCTTTAGCGCCGTGGGTTAGGGCGCGGGCGCAAGGGGGTTCGGCCGGTTTAGGGCACGGTCGGCCAATCCAGGGCCAACGACCATCACCAGGGAAGCAATCACCTTGCCCGATTGGGTGACGGCAAACACGTCGGCATAACCAACCGAAGCGCAGGTGGCGATGTAGTAAAAAGCATCCACGTAGGTCTTAATTTTGGGATTGGCCTCTTTTTCGGCGGTGTAGAACGCGGCCGCGGCCGCGCCTAAAAAAGCGAAGGCTGAATCGAGTGGATTGTCTTCCACGTAGGTTAGGAAGGCATCTTGCCAGGCGCCTTTTTGCTGCAACAGGCTGTCCAGATACTCTTTGAGTTGGCTGCCGGTAACGCCAAACCAGGTTTGCAGGAAGTCAGCCGTTGGGCCAACGGGCGCTGGACCAACGGCCGTCGTCTCTCCATTTTTTGGTACGTTCGCCAACAAGGTATCCAGGGCGTGTTGTTGTTCGGGCGTAAGCATAAGTTTGGTTTCGTTATTATTTGCGCTTGTAAACATCATCGCGGGCGGCGTTGTAATCTTCGCGCCGGGCGATTTGCTCCTGGCGCTCTTCGAGTTGGTGGTGCAGGGCAGCGGCCGTTTTATCCATTTCCGCGCGCAGTGTTTGCAGCCGTTCCATCATCGCCACGTTGTCGGCCCGGTCACTAAGCTGCCCGGACTGGCTGGTGAGGTCGCTCAGGCGGGTTTGCAGCCGTTCGATTTCCCCCTGTACCACCAGCAGCGTCACCGCAAATGTCTTGTACTGTTCGGCTAATGTATCGGCGTCAGCGCGGCCTTGCGCCTGGGCGGTACGCCAGGCCGTCTCGGCCCGTCTCTGACGCGCCAATGCCTGTGCCAATTCGTCCTGCAAAGCATCCAGGCGCTTTTGCGTCTGGCGAACGAGGTCGGCAATGGGGTCGGGAACGGCCGTTTCTGTCTCTTCGCTAAACAGGTCGGCGACGGCCGTTTGCACCGCTCGCCGCACTTTTGTCCATAAGTTCATATTGTTTGGGGTAGATTGGTTCAATCTTCAGAGATCGAACCAATCTTCTGTACCGTGCCTTACTTCGCCGCCGCCCGCAGATAAAAGTCCTCAAACGGCAGGTCGCGGATAATAGGCAAGCTGTCCAACGCCGCCTGAGCCTTGGTGATAGACGGATTGTCTGTGAGCTTGTCCGCCAGCAAATTCAACACGTCACCCACCGATTGTCCCTTGAGTTTATTCAAGTTCAAGTTCTGTTCGGCCAATTTGACAATCTCCGGCACCAGAAAAGCCAATTCCGTGACGCTGGTGCTGCCGTTAGTAGGGTGTGGCCGCGTCAGGCTGTCGCCAGCGGCATTCCCCGTCACCTTGTTGAGCAGTTGTTGGCCCACGTCCAGCAGCGGCCGTGGTGTGTTATTCATCACCTCGCCCAACCCATCAGCCAGCGTCACCATGCGCAGCAGGGAAGCCGCCGCATTCGGGTCGCCAATCAGCTTGATATTCATCGAAGCCAGCGCCTTACCCAGCGCCTCCGATTTAGCGATTTCAATTTGCACCTGGGCATCTAGTTGCAGTTTGAGCAGTTCCACCCGCTGCGCCACGCCATCATAGGCCGCCAGCGCTTCGGCTTTGGCTTTGGCGCCTTCGGCTTCGGCCAGCCCACGCGCTCTCACGGCATCGGCTTCACGCATGCCCGCTTCGGCTTTGGCCTGCAATACGTCCGCTTCCGCCAGACCGGCCGCCGACGCCCTGACCTTGGCCGCCTCGGCGTGCAATTTTTCGGCGTCGGTTTCGGCCATTGCCTGGGTACGCACCGTTTCAGCCTGCTTCAACGCCGCTTCGGCTTCGGCTGAGGCCCGGGCTTTCAGGGCCGCTGCTTCGGCTTCCGCATGACGTTGTTTGCCCAGCGCATCCATCTCGACGCGGTTTTTCTGCTCAATCATCGCTTTTTGCGCTTCGCGTTCGGCCTGGATAATGCTGATTTTGGCTTCGCGCTGCGCCTGCTGCGTGGCCTCCACCGTCTTGACGGCCTGCGCCGCTTCCTCGCGTTTCGCCAGGACCAGCAGGCGTTCCTGCTCGGCTTGTTCGCGCTCTTGTTCCGCATGGACCAGGGCGATCTGGCGCTGCTGATCGGACAGTTCCAATGCCTGTCGGCGCGCCAACTCTGTCGCCATGATCTCTTGGGTTTTGCGTTCCGTTTGCACGGCTAGTTCCTGCTCTTTTTCAATTTCCAACAGCGCCACAGCCCGCTCTTTGGCAATGCGCGCCTGCTCCGACTTTTGCAATTCTTCAAAGACTTGTTTGTCGGCTTGCGCTTTTTCGGTGGCTTCCATGGTGCGCACTTCACGGGCCTGGGTCGCGGCGGCCAGGGCCAGGTCACGGTCCAGGTCTAATCGTTGGCGGGCAGTATCGGTATCGCGCTGTTTGATTTCGATTTCTGTCCGGCGTTCAATGTCGTTGCGTTCGCGCAGGGCTTGCTGGATGACCTGGGCGTTGGCGCGGGCCACCTGCGCGCCGAACACGTCGTCGGTGCCAAAGGAGCCTTGCCGGGCGGCGCGCAAAGTCAGGATGGAGACGGATTCGAGCATGAGACCGTTCTCTTCCAGGTCGGTTTTGAGGCGATTTTGCACTTCCTCGATGAATTTTTCGCGCTCTTGGTGCAAACTCATCAGGGTGAAGGTAGCG
It encodes the following:
- the glgX gene encoding glycogen debranching protein GlgX, which encodes MQRIDIYPTHRYQNFLLRAGRPYPLGANFVPGGVNFAIFSRYAADCTLVLFEKGADQPFGRIPFPTEFRIGNVYAMVVFDLDYENIEYGYQFDGPNKPHEGHHFNKEQFLLDPYAKAISGRDLWGSPPKDSQFQHRGLLVYDDFDWVHDRMLGIPAEDLVIYEMHVRGFTRHPSSNVKYPGTFAAIREKIPYLKELGVNCVELMPIHEFDELHNTFVDPDTGEPLKNYWGYGTVGFFAPKAGYAATGRLGMQVDEFKALVKLLHQNGIEVILDVVFNHTAEGGNDDDHTFSFRGIDNKTYYMLRPDGRYYNFSGTGNTMNCNNPVVRNMVLDCLRYWVAEYHIDGFRFDLASILGRDTRGNPLSNPPLLEALAYDPVLGKTKLIAEAWDAGGLYQVGSFPAYGRWSEWNGQYRDTLRRFVTGDMGQVGALAECIQGSPHLYQERGPTASINFVTAHDGFTLADLFSYNEKHNWANGENNRDGHTPNHSWNCGWEGPTTDPEINALRRRLMKNTVAILMVSQGVPMILMGDEVGHTRQGNNNAYCQDNELSWFDWTQVETNSDIFRFFKNCIAFRKAHPVLRGRTHFRNEDYVGSGYADISWHGVEAWNADWSYHNRTLAFMLCGQHARQGTVQDDHIYVAMNMHWESHQFELPNLPDKRRWRVAANTGMASPQDIHEPGQEMLLAEQESFLVGARSVVILVGR
- a CDS encoding anti-sigma factor antagonist, which produces MNVEIQQQKNVTIVKLKGEMDRQTVPTLQEKLLPLIVPGCKILLDMSDVSYMSSAGLRVFLLFYRQVDNQHGRIVLTGLQEMLYDTMSITGFLDFFQTYDTVTEGLAALQ
- the pckA gene encoding phosphoenolpyruvate carboxykinase (ATP) — protein: MQNFGPFVSEYGVENHGISNPGTVYWNLSTSMLYEQIIRRREGNIVHLGPIVVSTGDHTGRSPNDKFVVKEPSSENDIWWGKINRPFSQENFDALHRKMMAYIQNRDIFVFDGYVGADARYQMPIRIINEYAWHNLFARNMFIRELNREKLQKHVPQFTVIDMPRFKAEPALDGTNSQTFILLDFGKRLVLIGGTEYGGEIKKSIFSAMNYYLPKAGVMSMHCSANYGTDRDDTALFFGLSGTGKTTLSADPTRSLIGDDEHGWSDDGVFNFEGGCYAKVIRLDPKGEPEIYETTRRFGTILENVIFDNDTRRVDLNDGTHTENTRSSYPITHIPNADPEGYGHHPRNVMFLTADAFGVLPPISKLTKAQAMYHFLSGYTAKVAGTERGVTEPQPNFSACFGAPFMPLHPGVYASLLGEKIDQHGSAVWLVNTGWTGGPAGVGSRMKLAYTRRMVTAALNGELNNVETVTEPFFGLQIPVSIEGVPDDILNPRNTWDDKAAYDAQAQKLVGMFVNNFKQFEDGVTQEIAAAGPKVQ
- a CDS encoding LON peptidase substrate-binding domain-containing protein — protein: MFELPLFPLNTVLFPGMPLPLHIFEPRYREMVQVCLEDERPFGVVLIRSGVAEGGPADPYEVGCVAEIVEVQRLEDGRILLMTVGTERFRIRSLNYDNSYLMGTMEEFPFAEEAEEQLAQATNRLFPLVTEYLQILARSGNVEFDPSQMPTNPEDLAYLAAAAIQIEPEQKQAFLENEKATEAINQLARAYRRELALLRLMPKEDQGIFSLN
- a CDS encoding carboxypeptidase M32, producing the protein MEKKLAELKRRLLEIEDLNGAAAVLNWDQTTYMPPGGAAARGRQLATLSQLSHEKFIDVETGRLLDGLRPYAESLPYDSDDAALIRVTQRQYDKATKVPVELLGAFTAHSAAAYQAWAQARPANDFTAVQPYLEKTLDFSRQVANCFPGYDHIADPLIDFSDEGMKAESVRALFAELRAELVPIVQAIVGQPLADNNALRQTYPEDQQLAFGQKVIRAYGFDFQRGRQDKTHHPFMTKFALGDIRITTRVKPEDLSEALFSTLHESGHAMYEMGIKEDLDGTPLANGTSSGVHESQSRLWENLVGRSRVFWQHYYPELQATFPEQLGHTSLDTFYRGINRVERSLIRTDADEVTYNLHVMIRFDLELALLEGSLAVKDLPDAWQARYQSDLGLQAPDNRDGVLQDVHWYGGFIGGAFQGYTLGNIMSAAFFEQATQAQPTIVSEIGRGEFATLHGWLRQNIYQHGSKFTANEIVERVTGGPLSIAPYIRYLWTKFGELYTLA
- a CDS encoding two pore domain potassium channel family protein, which encodes MLTPEQQHALDTLLANVPKNGETTAVGPAPVGPTADFLQTWFGVTGSQLKEYLDSLLQQKGAWQDAFLTYVEDNPLDSAFAFLGAAAAAFYTAEKEANPKIKTYVDAFYYIATCASVGYADVFAVTQSGKVIASLVMVVGPGLADRALNRPNPLAPAP